The Zygosaccharomyces rouxii strain CBS732 chromosome A complete sequence genome window below encodes:
- the NHP10 gene encoding Nhp10p (similar to uniprot|Q03435 Saccharomyces cerevisiae YDL002C NHP10 Protein related to mammalian high mobility group proteins likely component of the INO80 complex which is an ATP-dependent chromatin-remodeling complex) has product MSDDNDLKRKADELKENNEVLALGIQRTRLSVKRLKLEYSVLLERLESRVDLDPELRYENPLPTLESFKKELLTKPLKKTKSKRQKAKDRDPNMPKRPTNAYLLFCEMNKEKVRQQGSQDVSKDLTEAWKNLNEQDRKPYYKLYTEDRERYQKEMEIYSMKNDHDNENDPDHAKDHDEEYEGDEPENGREGPKHEDDDEEEEGEGEGEGEGEGEGEGEGEGEGEAEEDEGEEDEEEEEDQREPESEITQLDEDGDNDEEMADIPTSEI; this is encoded by the coding sequence ATGtctgatgataatgatttgaaacGTAAAGCTGATGAAttaaaggaaaataatgaaGTTCTAGCACTCGGTATTCAAAGGACAAGACTTTCAGTTAAAAGACTGAAACTTGAGTACAGTGTACTTTTAGAAAGACTAGAATCAAGAGTTGATTTAGATCCAGAATTACGTTATGAGAACCCATTACCAACGTTAGAGTCTTTCAAGAAAGAACTTTTAACAAAACCattaaagaaaacaaaGAGCAAAAGGCAAAAGGCAAAGGATAGAGATCCGAATATGCCCAAAAGACCAACGAATGCTTATCTGCTATTCTGTGAAATGAATAAGGAAAAGGTTAGACAACAGGGTTCGCAAGATGTTTCTAAAGATTTAACCGAAGCATGGAAGAATTTAAATGAGCAAGATAGGAAACCTTATTATAAATTGTATACTGAAGATAGGGAAAGGTACCAAAAAGAGATGGAAATATACTCAATGAAGAATGATCATGacaatgaaaatgatccTGATCATGCAAAGGatcatgatgaagaatatgaaggtgatgaaCCTGAAAATGGTAGAGAAGGTCCGAAACATGAggatgatgacgaagaagaggaaggtgaaggtgaaggtgaaggtgaaggtgaaggtgaaggtgaaggtgaaggtgaaggtgaaggtgaagcggaagaagacgaaggtgaagaagatgaagaagaagaagaagaccAGCGTGAGCCGGAATCTGAGATTACTCaattagatgaagatggtgataaCGATGAGGAAATGGCTGATATACCCACGAGTGAAATCTAA
- the RMD1 gene encoding Rmd1p (similar to uniprot|Q05210 Saccharomyces cerevisiae YDL001W RMD1 Cytoplasmic protein required for sporulation), whose translation MSKQEEEPLLKQTGSTATTGENSNSNNNTTSTSAKYKPKPKPRGNGTKNVSSESGADTNLEVGVRHADDVNGGGIYNGEVTQGSLRAPNKQIRTGAQRTSRTAQKLKLLPEEPFQRDEESLDLRDRDVYSQVNRITDKPARRDAEKLGKSHRHLLPRATAYCTASGYSMRELVRWLKECKKIHHTHPKLFDECIYTPFMYNDWRGDKRFEHEDVIRLDDEGGDINVSDKQPDLFVFEYGVVVLWGFTEREEKAFLNDIEGFEKEKLAEEDVQIEEFNYYVTQSYQPRIYNDFITLRDASNYMIKLSISHAIAQSVKISLFEELVDNTIEDTQDIPQEIASSGKVSMSKEDIMKSIGELFILRININLHGSVLDSPEIMWSEPQLEPIYQATRGYLEINQRVALLNQRLEVVSDLLQMLKEQLGHSHEEYLEFIVILLVGVEVIISVVNIAADILASKF comes from the coding sequence ATGTCCAAGCAAGAGGAAGAACCGTTGTTGAAGCAAACCGGATCGACAGCTACCACTGGtgaaaatagtaatagtaataataatactacATCAACGTCTGCAAAGTATAAGCCGAAGCCTAAGCCTAGGGGCAATGGAACCAAGAACGTTAGCAGTGAAAGTGGTGCTGATACCAATCTTGAAGTTGGTGTTAGACATGCCGATGATGTTAATGGTGGTGGAATCTACAATGGTGAAGTGACGCAGGGATCGTTACGGGCACCTAATAAGCAAATAAGAACGGGCGCACAGAGGACATCTAGGACAGCacaaaaattgaaattattacCAGAGGAACCGTTTCAACGAGATGAAGAGAGTCTGGATCTAAGAGATAGAGATGTATATTCACAGGTTAACAGGATTACGGATAAACCGGCGAGAAGAGATgcagaaaaattgggtaaaaGTCACAGGCATTTACTACCGAGAGCAACTGCTTATTGTACCGCAAGTGGTTATTCAATGAGAGAATTAGTTAGATGGCTTAAAGAATGTAAAAAAATACATCACACCCATCCAAAATTATTTGACGAATGCATATATACACCTTTCATGTACAATGATTGGAGGGGTgacaaaagatttgaacATGAAGACGTGATCAGACTCGATGACGAAGGTGGTGATATTAACGTTAGTGATAAACAACCGGATCTTTTCGTATTCGAATACggtgttgttgttctttGGGGGTTTACAGAAAGAGAGGAAAAGGCCTTCTTAAATGATATTGAAGGGTTcgaaaaggaaaaattagcagaagaagatgttcAAATAGAGGAATTCAACTATTATGTGACTCAAAGCTATCAACCAAGAATTTATAACGACTTTATCACCCTCAGAGATGCGTCAAATTATATGataaaattatcaatttctcaTGCCATTGCTCAAAGTGTTAAAATTTCactatttgaagaattggttgatAATACAATTGAAGATACTCAGGATATACCGCAAGAAATTGCATCTAGTGGTAAAGTTTCGATGAGTAAAGAAGACATTATGAAAAGTATCGGTGAATTATTCATCCTAAGGATAAACATTAATTTACATGGATCTGTATTAGATTCACCTGAAATTATGTGGTCTGAACCACAACTAGAACCCATCTACCAAGCCACAAGAGGttatttggaaattaatCAACGTGTAGCTCTTTTAAATCAACGGTTGGAGGTCGTATCTGATTTATTACAGATGTTGAAAGAACAATTGGGTCATTCACATGAAGAATATTTAGAATTTATCGTCATTCTCTTGGTAGGTGTGGAAGTAATCATATCTGTCGTGAATATTGCAGCAGATATATTAGCATCTAAATTCTGA
- the HTA2 gene encoding histone H2A (similar to uniprot|P04911 Saccharomyces cerevisiae YDR225W HTA1 One of two nearly identical (see also HTA2) histone H2A subtypes core histone required for chromatin assembly and chromosome function DNA damage-dependent phosphorylation by Mec1p facilitates DNA repair acetylated by Nat4p and similar to YBL003C uniprot|P04912 Saccharomyces cerevisiae YBL003C HTA2 One of two nearly identical (see also HTA1) histone H2A subtypes; core histone required for chromatin assembly and chromosome function; DNA damage- dependent phosphorylation by Mec1p facilitates DNA repair; acetylated by Nat4p) — translation MSGGKGGKAGSAAKASQSRSAKAGLTFPVGRVHRLLRKGNYAQRVGSGAPVYMTAVLEYLAAEILELAGNAARDNKKTRIIPRHLQLAIRNDDELNKLLGNVTIAQGGVLPNIHQNLLPKKTAKPGKASQEL, via the coding sequence atgtctggtggtaaaggtggTAAGGCAGGTTCTGCCGCAAAGGCTTCTCAATCTAGATCTGCAAAGGCAGGTTTGACCTTTCCAGTCGGTAGAGTTCACAGATTGTTGAGAAAGGGTAACTATGCTCAAAGAGTTGGTTCAGGTGCACCAGTTTACATGACTGCTGTCTTGGAATATTTGGCTgcagaaattttggaattggcTGGTAATGCCGCTAGGGATAACAAAAAGACCAGAATCATTCCAAGACATTTGCAATTGGCTATCagaaatgatgatgaattgaacaaGTTATTGGGTAATGTGACAATTGCTCAAGGTGGTGTTTTGCCTAACATTCACCAAAACTTGTTGCCTAAGAAGACCGCTAAACCTGGTAAGGCTTCTCAGGAACTATAA
- the HTB2 gene encoding histone H2B (similar to uniprot|P02293 Saccharomyces cerevisiae YDR224C HTB1 One of two nearly identical (see HTB2) histone H2B subtypes required for chromatin assembly and chromosome function Rad6p-Bre1p-Lge1p mediated ubiquitination regulates transcriptional activation meiotic DSB formation and H3 methylation and similar to YBL002W uniprot|P02294 Saccharomyces cerevisiae YBL002W HTB2 One of two nearly identical (see HTB2) histone H2B subtypes required for chromatin assembly and chromosome function; Rad6p-Bre1p-Lge1p mediated ubiquitination regulates transcriptional activation, meiotic DSB formation and H3 methylation): protein MSAKAEKKPASKAPAEKKPAAKKTASAVESKGRKNKARKETYSSYIYKVLKQTHPDTGISQKSMSILNSFVNDIFERIATEASKLAAYNRKSTISAREIQTAVRLILPGELAKHAVSEGTRAVTKYSSSTQA, encoded by the coding sequence ATGTCTGCTAAAGCCGAAAAGAAGCCAGCCTCCAAGGCCCCAGCTGAGAAGAAGCCAGCTGCTAAGAAGACCGCATCTGCTGTTGAGTCTAAGGGTAGAAAGAACAAGGCAAGAAAGGAGACCTACTCCTCTTACATTTACAAGGTTTTGAAACAAACTCATCCAGACACTGGTATCTCTCAAAAATCCATGTCTATTTTAAACTCCTTCGTTAATgatatctttgaaagaattgcTACCGAAGCTTCTAAACTAGCTGCTTACAACAGAAAGTCTACTATCTCTGCTAGAGAGATTCAAACTGCTGTAAGACTAATTTTGCCGGGTGAATTGGCTAAACATGCCGTGTCTGAAGGTACTAGAGCTGTGACTAAGTACTCTTCTTCTACTCAGGCTTAA
- the ECM15 gene encoding Ecm15p (highly similar to uniprot|P35195 Saccharomyces cerevisiae YBL001C ECM15 Non-essential protein of unknown function likely exists as tetramer may be regulated by the binding of small-molecule ligands (possibly sulfate ions) may have a role in yeast cell-wall biogenesis), translating into MPKIPCLADLCMVPIGTGSASVSDFVTIVERRIRESHLKSTLHSAGTTIEGPWDEVFTLIGELHELAHENGYVRIQSSLRVGTRTDKHQTAQEKVDTVLQKLEKPH; encoded by the coding sequence ATGCCAAAGATTCCCTGCCTTGCTGATCTTTGCATGGTACCTATAGGTACCGGTTCTGCAAGCGTTTCTGATTTTGTTACCATCGTTGAAAGAAGGATTCGTGAATCCCATCTGAAAAGTACATTACACAGTGCGGGAACTACTATTGAGGGTCCCTGGGATGAAGTGTTCACTTTGATAGGTGAGTTACATGAATTAGCTCATGAAAATGGCTATGTTAGAATACAATCTTCCCTAAGAGTAGGCACCAGAACTGATAAACACCAAACCGCTCAAGAAAAGGTTGACACCGTTCTTCAGAAGTTGGAAAAACCACATTGa
- a CDS encoding uncharacterized protein (no similarity): protein MDDLSSDGNMDSAPPDIHVSRSWFGDNQHDEFKEPSHEELEEIPINGDDGNCRKCVNRQTHRTTLISECTSLYNIEDIGGDSLGLTALCKDMDSFNQMDGKATNSDFNYSMGRQNSSQNLLSFCNKGNREDYSDQIIEGVFHAAPSSEPPTGSLLCMQQGHLSDRLSYPCSMSAMVANKQFDRCGEGHCFPSAQYEHTEPIFEEDRSSRMADLEYFANMDNDSWLDAKVDLNLGSSSWINALASRIQPSDPHEYFPTSSGKSNLFLEVGMYYADRLGHDELTVSDQYGITLQDTVMRPPSTVGLNCNSLDESSKGLDAYSHISGSHSGTPWKITSGTTKQSSWDVFSRLDALNSRIQGLFFSVDSALSKSRCEESLAVNIEETGNLDGKLTFSNFPPSEFSKDNRFDNESGSIVSSGITSNKEVIDIWTLGMASAESVLSDPEDFELGELYASNKSEVLQKANAKAIERLHEGDDHPQRKIKNFVGEKGL, encoded by the coding sequence ATGGATGATCTATCCTCTGATGGTAATATGGATTCGGCGCCGCCCGATATACATGTCTCTAGATCTTGGTTTGGAGATAATCAGCATGATGAATTCAAGGAGCCTTCCCATGAGGAACTTGAAGAAATACCAATTAATGGGGATGACGGTAATTGCCGTAAATGTGTTAATAGACAGACTCATCGAACGACGCTAATTTCCGAATGTACTTCGCTTTATAATATTGAAGACATTGGTGGAGATTCACTAGGATTAACTGCGCTTTGTAAAGACATGGATTCTTTCAATCAAATGGATGGTAAAGCAACAAATTCAGACTTCAATTACTCTATGGGGCGCCAGAACTCAAGCCAGAATTTACTGTCGTTTTGTAATAAAGGAAACAGGGAAGATTATTCCGATCAAATTATTGAAGGGGTTTTTCATGCGGCTCCTTCCAGTGAGCCGCCAACAGGAAGTTTGTTGTGCATGCAGCAGGGGCACCTGAGTGACAGGCTATCATATCCCTGTTCCATGTCTGCAATGGTAGCAAACAAGCAATTCGATCGCTGTGGAGAAGGGCACTGTTTTCCCTCAGCTCAATATGAGCACACAGAACccatctttgaagaagatagaAGTTCGCGCATGGCGGATCTAGAGTATTTTGCTAATATGGACAATGATTCGTGGCTGGATGCTAAAGTAGACCTAAATTTGGGATCCAGTTCTTGGATAAATGCACTGGCATCAAGGATACAACCTTCAGATCCTCATGAGTATTTTCCAACTAGTTCAGGGAAGTCAAATCTCTTTTTGGAGGTAGGTATGTATTATGCAGACAGGTTAGGCCATGATGAATTGACTGTTTCAGATCAATATGGTATTACGCTTCAAGATACAGTTATGAGACCCCCGAGTACTGTAGGACTTAATTGTAACAGCCTTGATGAATCCAGTAAAGGGTTAGATGCGTACTCACATATATCGGGTTCGCACTCTGGGACACCTTGGAAAATTACTTCAGGAACTACAAAACAATCTTCTTGGGACGTTTTTTCAAGATTGGATGCATTGAATTCACGTATACAAGGGTTGTTTTTCAGCGTAGATAGCGCTCTTTCAAAGTCTAGATGTGAGGAATCTTTGGCGGTCAATATCGAAGAAACAGGAAATTTGGATGGGAAACTAACCTTCAGTAACTTCCCACCATCCGAATTTAGCAAAGATAATCGATTTGACAATGAGAGTGGCTCGATTGTCTCAAGCGGAATAACATCGAACAAAGAAGTCATTGACATTTGGACACTTGGGATGGCCTCTGCTGAATCCGTTCTCTCCGATCCTGAGGACTTTGAGTTGGGTGAACTTTATGCAAGTAATAAGTCAGAGGTTTTACAGAAGGCAAATGCAAAAGCAATAGAAAGGTTACATGAAGGAGATGATCATCCTCAAAGgaaaattaaaaattttgttggtgaaaaaggTCTATAG
- a CDS encoding uncharacterized protein (no similarity): MSHTQLNHGFFYKDSGKVNDRDSLEDLSDSAQRYFRIGCTPPKTSERIEIVHQSPQKSKITTSRTFNRKRVCVSRELPLEAKNTKGLTRVLKGAGNRYERNRIQRFEETHASRNGSAYGAYEEFDEENFTSSVSFKSIVSAVFSNSIFQNPLGEHTSNTNPFIENSFGGILDQLDGVNEDHLLICTKNESLNSCFLMRFIERRRRASAAVKEAARMASIRCKTRETARINAEEAVIQVHTRNLKLSFRDQEESKDCSQNEVNIIKDLDAPNTSLMEEANLSVGADLFFEGDIKQCGFEPTIDACWKLNDGLCPHVEALIYDSVDGDINDLKVKIGDHQPCSWLTVLVSQIEIWGTDFQRTDCWDPLLKPDNLQKVTSNAEVSASIEETNCVSKNNIDGGVSFSLQSAGGEGNFFFYSTSLKSIVC; encoded by the coding sequence ATGTCACACACACAACTAAATCATGGCTTCTTCTATAAGGACAGTGGTAAAGTAAATGACAGAGATTCACTAGAAGATTTAAGCGATTCCGCACAAAGATATTTTAGGATAGGATGTACTCCACCGAAGACTTcagaaagaattgaaattgttcatcAGAGCCCCcaaaaatcaaagataacAACGTCAAGGACCTTTAATAGAAAGCGGGTATGTGTGTCACGTGAATTACCTTTGGAGGCCAAGAACACAAAAGGGTTAACGAGGGTCCTAAAAGGTGCCGGTAATAGATATGAACGTAATAGGATACAAAGGTTCGAAGAAACTCATGCATCTCGAAATGGCTCAGCTTATGGTGCATATGAAGAATTCGATGAAGAGAACTTTACTTCTTCTGTAAGCTTTAAATCTATTGTGAGTGCAGTCTTCTCTAATTccatctttcaaaatccCTTGGGAGAACATACTTCAAATACGAATCCTTTCATCGAAAATAGCTTTGGTGGAATCTTAGACCAATTGGATGGTGTTAATGAGGATCATCTTCTCATCTGTACTAAAAATGAGTCTTTGAACTCCTGCTTTTTAATGCGTTTTATTGAAAGGCGCAGAAGAGCATCCGCCGCTGTTAAAGAGGCGGCTAGAATGGCATCCATTCGTTGCAAGACAAGGGAAACCGCTAGGATAAATGCAGAGGAAGCAGTCATTCAGGTGCATACTAGAAATCTTAAATTGAGTTTTCGGGACCAGGAAGAATCTAAAGATTGTTCACAAAATGAAGTGAACATtatcaaagatttggatGCGCCCAACACCTCTTTGATGGAAGAAGCCAATTTATCTGTGGGAGCTGACCTTTTTTTTGAAGGTGATATAAAACAGTGTGGTTTTGAACCGACTATTGACGCTTGTTGGAAACTCAATGATGGTTTGTGTCCTCATGTGGAGGCACTCATTTACGACTCAGTAGATGGTGATATTAACGATCTTAAAGTCAAAATTGGTGACCACCAGCCTTGTTCATGGTTAACCGTTTTGGTCTcacaaattgaaatatggGGAACGGATTTTCAACGTACAGATTGCTGGGACCCGCTGTTGAAACCTGATAATCTTCAGAAAGTAACCTCTAATGCAGAAGTCTCGGCATCAATAGAAGAAACGAACTGTGTATCtaaaaataatattgaTGGAGGGGTCAGCTTTAGCTTGCAATCCGCTGGGGGAGAAggcaatttttttttttactcCACATCTCTTAAATCAATCGTTTGTTGA
- a CDS encoding alpha,alpha-trehalase (highly similar to uniprot|P32356 Saccharomyces cerevisiae YDR001C NTH1 Neutral trehalase degrades trehalose required for thermotolerance and may mediate resistance to other cellular stresses may be phosphorylated by Cdc28p), which produces MVDPKKSPLEEHARRHSSDGLNSSQTNTFSNAGDLDDLLKSKRESMASDESASQHHPSVHFNPKFLGTKSSSAKSESNPQRHRRLSSLNEFHDPFSTADVYYGPETNPNKYSGIKPMNRPRTMSVVDNVSNFKTKSSLDRQLLKRRGSEDDTYLSSKGNRRFFIENVDEMLGKLLACEDTDKNFQITIEDTGPKVIKVGTANSGGFKYVNIRGTYMLSNLLQELTIAKSFGRNQIVLDEARINENPVDRLTRLIHTQFWDNLTRRVDLTNIAQIALDTKIDAPGAKNPRVYVPYNCPEQYEFYVQASQMNPSLSLEVEYLPRDITPEYVKSLNRTPGMLALAMEEHINPSSGELSLVGYPYAVPGGRFNELYGWDSYMIALGLLEGGKTHVARGMVEHFIFEIEHYGKILNANRSYYLCRSQPPFLTDMALQVFKKMGGRNNPDAIDFLKRACHAAIKEYRTVWVNSPRLDPETGLSCYHPLGLGIPPETEVDHFDSLLAPYHKKYNASREEFAKMYNDGKVNEPKLDDFFMHDRGVRESGHDTTYRFEGVCAYLATVDLNSLLFKYERDIADIIEEFFENKYHDPWDNSVTDAQYWRDLAQKRRSVITKYMWDDETGFFFDYNTKTKERHSYESATTLWALWAGLATEDQAAIMVEKAIPNLEVLGGIVACTERSRGPLSIKRPSRQWDFPYGWAPHQILAWDGLSRYGFVGTATRLAYRWLYIMTKAFVDYNGIVVEKYDVTKGTDPHRVNAEYGNQGADFKGVAKEGFGWVNASYVLGLQYMNDHAKRALATCVPPIPFFNSLRPNERKNYGLQTHS; this is translated from the coding sequence ATGGTTGATCCCAAAAAATCTCCTTTGGAAGAACATGCTCGTAGACATTCATCTGACGGATTGAATTCATCTCAGACTAATacattttcaaatgcaGGTGATTTAGATGATCTTCTAAAGTCTAAAAGAGAATCTATGGCATCAGATGAATCGGCTTCTCAGCATCACCCTTCCGTTCATTTCAACCCTAAGTTCTTGGGGACGAAATCGTCATCTGCAAAATCAGAATCAAATCCACAACGTCATAGGAGGTTATCCTCGTTGAATGAGTTTCATGATCCATTTTCAACTGCAGACGTCTATTATGGGCCTGAGACTAATCCAAATAAATATTCAGGGATTAAGCCGATGAATAGACCAAGGACGATGAGTGTAGTTGATAATGTTTCGAATTTTAAGACCAAATCCAGTTTAGACCGTCAATTACTCAAGAGACGTGGTTCTGAAGACGATACTTATTTAAGTAGTAAGGGAAACAGGAGGTTCTTTATTGAAAATGTGGATGAAATGTTAGGGAAATTGTTGGCATGTGAAGATACTGataaaaatttccaaataacGATTGAGGATACCGGGCCAAAAGTAATAAAAGTGGGGACAGCTAATTCTGGTGGATTCAAATATGTCAATATTAGAGGTACTTACATGTtatcaaatcttttacaagaattgactATTGCAAAAAGTTTTGGTAGGAATCAGATAGTTTTAGATGAGGCACGTATAAATGAAAATCCAGTGGATAGACTCACTAGACTAATACATACCCAATTTTGGGATAACTTGACCAGAAGAGTTGATTTGACCAACATTGCTCAGATCGCTCTGGATACAAAGATAGATGCACCTGGTGCTAAAAATCCAAGAGTGTATGTTCCTTACAATTGTCCCGAGCAATACGAATTTTACGTTCAGGCTTCTCAAATGAATCCATCTTTGAGTTTAGAAGTGGAGTATCTACCTCGTGATATTACACCTGAATATGTCAAGTCGTTGAATAGAACTCCTGGAATGTTAGCATTAGCTATGGAGGAACACATTAACCCTTCTTCAGGTGAGTTGTCCCTGGTAGGTTATCCCTATGCAGTTCCCGGTGGTAGGTTTAACGAATTATATGGTTGGGATTCGTACATGATCGCACTTGGTCTTTTGGAAGGCGGTAAGACGCACGTTGCAAGAGGAATGGTGGaacatttcatttttgaaattgaacacTACggaaaaattttaaatgCTAACAGAAGTTACTATTTATGCAGGTCGCAACCTCCATTTCTCACTGATATGGCTTTAcaagttttcaaaaagatgGGCGGTAGGAATAATCCCGATGCTATTGATTTTCTCAAAAGAGCTTGCCATGCTGCTATAAAAGAATATAGGACTGTTTGGGTAAACTCACCAAGATTGGATCCTGAAACCGGACTATCATGTTATCATCCTCTTGGGTTGGGTATTCCTCCAGAAACCGAAGTGGATCATTTTGATTCTCTATTAGCCCCTTATCATAAAAAGTATAATGCTTCCCGTGAGGAATTTGCGAAGATGTATAACGATGGTAAGGTCAACGAGCCTAAGTTAGATGATTTTTTCATGCATGATCGTGGGGTGAGAGAATCGGGCCATGATACTACTTACAGATTTGAGGGTGTCTGTGCTTATCTGGCTACAGTAGATTTGAACTCTTTGCttttcaaatatgaaaGAGATATAGCCGACATCATTGAGGAGTTCTTTGAGAATAAGTATCACGACCCATGGGACAATTCGGTTACTGACGCACAATATTGGAGAGATTTGGCgcaaaagagaagaagcGTTATCACGAAATATATGTGGGATGACGAGACTGGGTTTTTCTTCGATTATAATACTAAGACGAAAGAAAGACACTCTTACGAATCGGCAACTACTCTATGGGCTCTTTGGGCCGGGTTGGCAACTGAAGATCAGGCTGCGATTATGGTTGAAAAGGCAATACCAAATTTGGAAGTACTCGGAGGCATTGTAGCTTGTACTGAAAGATCTCGTGGTCCTCTTTCTATTAAACGGCCATCAAGACAGTGGGATTTCCCTTATGGTTGGGCTCCCCACCAGATTTTGGCCTGGGATGGTCTATCGAGATACGGCTTTGTAGGTACTGCTACTCGACTTGCTTACAGATGGCTCTATATTATGACTAAGGCTTTTGTTGATTACAATGGTATTGTTGTCGAGAAGTATGATGTCACAAAGGGTACTGATCCTCATCGTGTTAATGCTGAGTACGGTAATCAAGGCGCTGATTTTAAGGGCGTTGCAAAAGAAGGATTTGGTTGGGTGAATGCCAGTTATGTTTTGGGTCTTCAATATATGAATGATCATGCTAAGAGAGCATTGGCTACGTGTGTTCCTCCTATACCATTTTTTAATAGTTTGAGGCcaaatgaaagaaaaaactaCGGTCTACAAACACATTCTTGA
- the YRB1 gene encoding Ran GTPase-binding protein YRB1 (similar to uniprot|P41920 Saccharomyces cerevisiae YDR002W YRB1 Yeast Ran Binder #1 suppressor of FUS1 homolog of mouse HTF9a and human RanBP1 nuclear GTPase- activating protein for Ran) — MSDDKSTTKPVEEKKPETESGPKPPTSAVFSMFGGKKENKPSGEEESKKEENEEKKPKEDDDESPESPDVHFEPIVHLEKVDVKTLEEDEEVLYKVRAKLFRFDGEAKEWKERGTGDCKFLKNKSTGKVRILMRRDKTLKVCANHIVAPEYVLKPNVGSDRSWVYACTADVAEGETQALTFAIRFGSKENADKFKEEFEQAQKLNKKN, encoded by the coding sequence ATGTCTGACGATAAGAGTACTACGAAGcctgttgaagaaaagaagccAGAGACTGAATCTGGTCCTAAGCCACCAACTTCTGCCGTTTTCTCTATGTTCGGTGGtaagaaagaaaacaaaccaagtggtgaagaagaatcgAAGAAAGAGGAGAACGAAGAAAAGAAGCCTAAGgaagatgacgatgaatCTCCAGAATCTCCAGATGTCCATTTCGaaccaattgttcatcTAGAGAAAGTTGATGTgaaaactttggaagaagacgaagaagtTCTTTACAAGGTTAGAGCTAAGTTATTTAGATTTGATGGTGAAGCTAAAGAATGGAAAGAAAGAGGTACCGGTGActgtaaatttttgaagaacaagagcaCTGGTAAAGTTAGAATTTTGATGAGAAGAGATAAAACATTAAAGGTTTGCGCCAACCACATCGTGGCACCAGAATACGTTTTGAAGCCAAATGTTGGCTCTGACAGATCATGGGTTTACGCATGTACCGCTGATGTTGCAGAAGGTGAAACACAGGCATTGACTTTTGCCATTAGATTTGGTAGTAAGGAAAACGCTGACAAATTCAAGGAAGAGTTTGAACAAGCACAGAagttgaacaagaaaaactGA